cctcaccacactcctaaacacttacaatatatgttgacttgtcctacgtaatcaaattaggtcaattattgtattttagattaatgtacaagataaaccttgagtgattttatattaatattattagtcatctaatataagcGTAATtttgatacgtcaaacgcacctcacagcaccgcaccacaccacgccacagttttaaaaattatgcgccaaacagctttttgcgtttcaactcacctcacaacaccacagttttataactcacagcaccacaccacacctcgcaacacctcacagcattcccaaacaagcccaacaTTATAAATCCAGGTCAAGAATCCGTCACTTCTCTTTAGACTTTCAAATTTGcacatattattattaatacttTATTATGCATGACGCTTGACCTGAAATGACATTCTTACCCCTATACTTTCAAGTAGTTGACCAattatacctatatatatatatacacatatataattatatatctgtgtgtatatatatctgtCTATCCGAATCACACCTTAGAGTACCTCCCACTGTCCGTCATTTTTAGGATAAAGAAGAACTATTGTCACCCACAGCAACACAGAATCTCGTGCAACAAAATTTCAGAAAAGAtcgaaaaccctaaaaaattgaaatccaaAATCGGGCAATATTCATTCAGACACATAAAACAtgtaaattaatataaattaaaaataaaatctaggttttttttatttattttaatctaCAAGAACTTTCTATTTCCCTTCACATAAGAGATTTCAAAGATCGAGCCTTAACAAGCTTTCGAACACGCTTTTTCCCTCCATTGCTGCTGCATCTCTGCTGCTCATCGTCGTCATCTTCTTCGTAATCATCTTCCTCCTCCACGAAATCAACTTCTTCAATGCGATCAACTAGAGATAATGGCGGTGCTGTTGTGTTTTGAATAATGTCGGCCTCCACATCTCTTGACTTGGAAAACTTGCTCTTAATTTTGGTTTCCCCACCACCTCCATTAATTCTATCAGCTCTTCTCTTCCCCCAGGAAGGCCCAAATCCAGAATAATAGTAAAATTCATAGGGATTCGATGAGTTGCAAGAGGATCCCTTCTTCGCTCGCCCAGGTCGGGTTCGGCGCTCCGCCATCGCAGCTCCTCTCTTGGTGGAAACACAGCTGGTTTTGTTGTTCAATCCCTTGCagaatttcttcttcttgtttttcgtCCCTTCCAGCTTGTTTTCTTCTCCTCCATTATCCTCGTTGGTTTTCATTTCCATAGCCTCGTAGTCTTCACAATCCATCATCGACTCCACGCTGCGTATTGTGATATATGCAACTCTTTAATTAACAAACAGATACAGACCATGAAATCTCCATTTCTAGCTCGAATTTGAGCAATTAACATATCGTATGATATCGAAAAACCCTAATGTTTGATAAGAGAAGAAAGAATCGATAACAACAATTGGTATTAAAGAATAATAGCGTATTACCTCTCCACAACACCAGCAGAATCCCTCAAGCTCGTATCCAAAGCGAAGCTATCATTTCCTCCCAACTGGTTCGAAGGCAACGGAATACGGAGAAATGACAGACAAGTATTAACTTAATCGGGTATTTGGAGGCGAATACACGTcgaaatcaataaaaaaattagggtttcaatGTGGAGATAAAAACCCTAGGAGGAAAAAAATGCAGGAGAAATGGAGAGAGGGTTTTGGCAGATCTAAGAGATAGTGAAGCAAAAAGAGGGAGAGAAGTTACCTGATTGAGAGAGGGAGCTGGATAAGTCTCGTCGGAGAAGTTAATCACATCCCATGGCGATTGGTTCAGCTGGCACACGTGCGTCTGTAGCCTCCACTCCGGTGCCGCCGAGAACTGCAGTATTGTCGAGAGCTTCGCGTTCTTTCGGATTCGCATATTTGATTCAAAGACAGAGAGAGCGAGCGAGCGAgcgagagagggagggaggagtAGGTGGTGTGTGC
This sequence is a window from Tripterygium wilfordii isolate XIE 37 chromosome 8, ASM1340144v1, whole genome shotgun sequence. Protein-coding genes within it:
- the LOC120004461 gene encoding uncharacterized protein LOC120004461, which translates into the protein MRIRKNAKLSTILQFSAAPEWRLQTHVCQLNQSPWDVINFSDETYPAPSLNQLGGNDSFALDTSLRDSAGVVESVESMMDCEDYEAMEMKTNEDNGGEENKLEGTKNKKKKFCKGLNNKTSCVSTKRGAAMAERRTRPGRAKKGSSCNSSNPYEFYYYSGFGPSWGKRRADRINGGGGETKIKSKFSKSRDVEADIIQNTTAPPLSLVDRIEEVDFVEEEDDYEEDDDDEQQRCSSNGGKKRVRKLVKARSLKSLM